Proteins encoded together in one Bacillota bacterium window:
- a CDS encoding sugar ABC transporter substrate-binding protein, translating into MTFALWSSSPEVEEAVRRYEELNPGINIEILYKPNEEYRQHIQLLAASGMLPDVIVVDRKWLPQFVELGIVRPIDDLVAADPYLDLESDVTEIVSGTYQGKFYGIPIWGGVCLMWYNVPMFAENALPRSVDLVKANNWTWDTFLEVGRKLTADFNGDGQMDRFAIPQVSASWAPAWAPFVWQAGGDMIGEDGYTILVDSPETIAGLQFCVDLMWEYRIAPLPWEKEKVKFYSGTSAMEFGWVATIPGRTMNFEMDIVMYPAGPAGYYHLAGGCPVAISSTTEYVQEAYDFAKWYAMESGLLTTVASMEVIRNEYLDYLGEWVASPEQVVLAMSHPIKMEPNVHPKGSSLNSIWSKELNRAFHQEISVEQAVENIVAMIRPILEEE; encoded by the coding sequence TTGACTTTTGCCCTCTGGTCTTCGAGTCCCGAGGTGGAGGAAGCCGTTCGGCGCTATGAGGAGCTAAATCCCGGTATTAATATTGAAATCCTATACAAACCCAATGAGGAGTATCGGCAGCACATTCAACTGTTGGCGGCTTCAGGGATGTTGCCCGATGTGATTGTAGTGGACCGGAAGTGGCTTCCCCAGTTCGTGGAGTTGGGTATCGTTCGGCCCATTGATGATCTGGTGGCCGCGGATCCCTATCTTGATCTGGAAAGCGATGTTACTGAGATCGTGTCCGGCACCTACCAAGGCAAGTTTTACGGGATTCCCATCTGGGGCGGTGTCTGCCTGATGTGGTACAACGTCCCCATGTTTGCGGAGAACGCTTTGCCACGGTCGGTGGACTTGGTGAAGGCAAACAACTGGACTTGGGACACCTTCCTTGAGGTAGGTAGGAAGCTGACCGCCGATTTCAACGGCGACGGGCAAATGGACCGGTTTGCGATTCCCCAAGTCTCTGCGTCGTGGGCACCCGCCTGGGCACCCTTTGTGTGGCAAGCCGGCGGGGATATGATCGGTGAAGATGGCTACACCATCCTCGTGGATTCACCGGAAACCATCGCAGGATTGCAGTTCTGTGTGGATTTGATGTGGGAGTACCGCATCGCACCCTTACCCTGGGAGAAGGAGAAGGTGAAGTTCTATTCCGGCACTTCTGCCATGGAGTTCGGGTGGGTGGCCACAATCCCCGGACGCACCATGAACTTTGAGATGGACATTGTCATGTATCCGGCGGGACCCGCAGGTTATTACCATTTGGCAGGTGGTTGTCCAGTCGCCATCAGTTCCACCACGGAATATGTGCAGGAAGCCTATGACTTTGCTAAATGGTATGCCATGGAAAGTGGTCTGCTTACCACGGTGGCTTCCATGGAAGTGATACGGAACGAATACCTGGATTACCTTGGGGAATGGGTGGCTAGTCCTGAGCAAGTGGTCCTGGCCATGTCCCATCCGATCAAGATGGAGCCCAATGTGCACCCCAAGGGTAGCAGCCTGAACAGTATTTGGAGTAAGGAACTGAACCGGGCATTCCATCAGGAGATCAGTGTGGAACAGGCGGTGGAGAACATCGTCGCCATGATTCGACCCATTCTGGAAGAAGAGTAA